One genomic window of Marinobacter adhaerens HP15 includes the following:
- a CDS encoding methyl-accepting chemotaxis protein, producing the protein MDFGKRLGLRVKIALPFVITAVALVVIGLFAVSTVRNLVSDTDNIADTYLPSVSEILNGDRDLYQALVAQMAYVDAQSNDEDGENYLASFDENAGQALDRFKTAVGRLEGTGVSDVARGFDAAYERWLGSAQRVLELAETGDPEQARALAASETNNLFDNLRNYFDEVGAHADARAQIRAGEASSEGQSSSVTILLITAVAILISIGLFAVFLKLIISSIAALRDQLDNIAQGEGDLTQRIPVEMDDDLGKLAKSFNLVLENLQSMIGSIQQLTRELGTGATDLARAAKDNNDGVTRQTDSISMVATAINEMQSAIEEVAGNASRAAEITRDAEEKGKNGARIIRNSSEQVHRLAAQISKAVEVIRKLSDDSDNITSVLDVIRGIAEQTNLLALNAAIEAARAGEQGRGFAVVADEVRTLAQRTGQSTEDIQKMITTLQAGVADIVSVMETGSKEASETEKLATDAESELKAILEAMANIADVNTSVASATEEQTQVVDEINRSITEINDLATESASRSRDIDGISESLEGYARELESQTGRFRV; encoded by the coding sequence ATGGATTTTGGTAAGCGCCTGGGACTCCGGGTAAAAATTGCTTTGCCTTTTGTTATCACGGCTGTCGCCCTGGTTGTTATCGGACTGTTTGCCGTCAGCACTGTCCGAAACCTGGTATCCGACACTGACAATATTGCCGACACCTATCTGCCTTCCGTCAGCGAAATCCTCAACGGCGACCGGGATCTCTACCAGGCGCTGGTTGCCCAGATGGCCTATGTGGACGCCCAGTCCAACGATGAAGATGGCGAGAATTACCTGGCCAGTTTTGACGAGAATGCCGGCCAGGCCCTGGACCGCTTCAAAACAGCAGTTGGCAGGCTTGAGGGTACGGGCGTCTCCGACGTTGCTCGAGGATTCGATGCTGCCTATGAGCGCTGGCTGGGATCCGCCCAACGGGTTCTTGAGCTGGCAGAAACAGGGGACCCGGAGCAGGCAAGAGCCCTGGCAGCCAGCGAAACCAACAACCTCTTCGACAATCTCAGAAATTACTTCGACGAGGTCGGCGCTCACGCTGACGCACGTGCCCAGATTCGCGCGGGTGAAGCCTCTTCAGAGGGCCAGAGCAGCTCGGTCACCATCCTGCTAATCACAGCCGTCGCTATCCTGATCAGTATTGGGCTGTTTGCCGTGTTCCTGAAATTGATCATCAGCTCTATCGCGGCGCTTCGGGATCAACTGGACAATATTGCCCAGGGTGAAGGCGATCTGACCCAGCGGATCCCTGTGGAGATGGATGATGATCTGGGCAAACTCGCAAAAAGCTTCAACCTGGTTCTCGAGAACCTGCAATCCATGATTGGTTCCATCCAGCAGTTGACCCGGGAGCTTGGCACTGGAGCCACAGATCTCGCCCGGGCGGCGAAGGACAATAATGATGGCGTGACTCGACAGACCGACTCTATTTCCATGGTCGCCACAGCCATCAACGAAATGCAGAGTGCGATCGAAGAGGTTGCCGGTAATGCCTCAAGAGCGGCCGAGATTACCCGCGATGCCGAAGAAAAGGGCAAGAACGGCGCACGAATTATCCGCAACTCCTCAGAGCAGGTGCATCGTTTGGCCGCACAGATTTCAAAAGCTGTGGAGGTTATCCGCAAGCTATCTGACGATTCCGACAACATCACATCCGTGCTGGACGTTATCAGGGGCATCGCAGAACAAACCAACCTGCTGGCGTTGAATGCGGCCATTGAGGCGGCGCGAGCCGGTGAGCAGGGACGCGGCTTTGCTGTGGTTGCCGATGAAGTGAGGACCCTGGCGCAACGGACCGGTCAGTCGACGGAAGATATCCAGAAAATGATCACAACTTTGCAGGCTGGCGTTGCCGACATCGTGTCGGTGATGGAAACGGGTAGCAAAGAGGCGAGCGAAACCGAGAAGCTGGCCACCGATGCGGAGTCTGAGCTCAAGGCCATTCTTGAAGCCATGGCCAATATTGCAGACGTGAATACCAGTGTCGCGTCGGCCACCGAGGAGCAGACTCAGGTTGTGGATGAGATCAACCGCAGTATTACCGAGATCAACGATCTGGCTACGGAGAGCGCAAGCCGGTCGAGGGATATCGACGGAATCAGTGAGTCCCTGGAAGGCTATGCGAGAGAACTGGAAAGTCAGACCGGCAGATTCCGGGTCTAG
- a CDS encoding YceI family protein, protein MKKVLLASAVSMALVGAVNANEHSGTYAFDKKGAHQFITFKISHLGYSWLYGRFNDFDGEFVYDAENPENSTVNVTIDTASVDSNHAERDKHLRSEDFLYVDEFPEASFKSKRVVLDEEGEADIIGDLTLRGVTKEVTLDAEMLGHGEDPWGGYRMGFEAETELRLKDFGIPMDLGKASETVEIIISVEGIRQ, encoded by the coding sequence ATGAAAAAAGTTCTGCTTGCCTCGGCCGTGTCGATGGCGCTTGTAGGTGCAGTCAATGCTAACGAACACAGTGGCACCTATGCGTTTGATAAAAAGGGCGCCCATCAGTTCATAACCTTCAAGATTTCTCATCTTGGCTACAGCTGGCTTTACGGTCGATTCAACGATTTCGACGGCGAATTCGTTTACGACGCCGAGAACCCGGAAAACAGCACCGTTAACGTCACCATTGACACCGCGAGCGTGGATTCCAATCACGCCGAGCGGGACAAGCATCTTCGTAGTGAAGATTTCCTGTACGTCGACGAGTTTCCTGAGGCTTCCTTCAAGAGCAAGCGCGTTGTTCTGGATGAAGAAGGCGAGGCCGACATTATCGGCGACCTGACCCTCCGTGGTGTGACCAAAGAAGTGACCCTTGACGCGGAAATGCTGGGCCACGGGGAAGACCCGTGGGGTGGCTACCGCATGGGTTTTGAAGCTGAAACTGAGCTTCGCCTCAAGGACTTCGGCATCCCGATGGATCTCGGAAAGGCCTCCGAGACCGTCGAGATCATCATTTCTGTCGAGGGTATCCGGCAGTAA
- a CDS encoding cytochrome b: MQIRNTSADYGLVTIVNHWVVALAVFGLFGLGFWMVDLSYYDDWYRRGPDVHRSVGILLFLLMLFRVVWRAVNVSPDPLDGHKRWEIRSAHAAHLLLYVLIFVAMVSGYLISTADGSSISVFGWFEVPSVTGQIKGMEDTAGTVHYWSTWAIVGLAAIHAAGAFKHHLLDRDRTLRRMLGK; this comes from the coding sequence ATGCAAATCAGGAATACCTCAGCCGACTACGGTCTTGTAACCATCGTGAATCACTGGGTCGTTGCTCTGGCTGTTTTCGGCCTGTTCGGGCTCGGCTTCTGGATGGTGGATTTGTCCTATTACGACGACTGGTATCGCCGCGGTCCGGATGTTCATCGCAGCGTTGGCATACTTCTGTTTTTATTGATGCTTTTCCGGGTGGTCTGGAGAGCGGTGAATGTTTCGCCGGATCCGCTGGATGGGCACAAGCGCTGGGAGATTCGAAGCGCCCATGCGGCCCACCTTCTCCTGTACGTGCTGATTTTCGTCGCCATGGTCAGCGGCTACCTGATATCGACCGCCGACGGGTCTTCGATCAGCGTGTTCGGCTGGTTTGAAGTGCCATCGGTCACTGGCCAGATAAAGGGAATGGAGGACACCGCCGGAACCGTTCATTACTGGTCCACCTGGGCCATTGTCGGTCTTGCTGCCATTCACGCGGCTGGCGCCTTCAAACATCATTTGCTTGATCGCGACCGCACATTACGGCGTATGTTAGGAAAGTGA
- a CDS encoding EAL domain-containing protein yields MSRRLPEKLTAPEVDLLSPMLNRDGDTWTADFRGLTLRTALQPIYSISHKRIVGYEALIRAFDTDNSAVLPLHLFQLPASEAENLLLDRLCRYLHIRNYSGIRDQLNWLFLNVSPQVVTSGSQADSFFGQLLAKTGLPPHRIVMEIVEQPTDDAERLRETVAYYKKLGCLTAIDDFGAGHSNFERIWNLSPDIVKLDRKLLTRATDDHKARQILNGIVSLLHQSGCLVLLEGVETRDQAMIAIDAGVDFVQGFYFRRPSTDLDQLTHSPADFDHLLQEYKTRNQVTLDPTRQLVEFFSGFFDHAITKLRSGMSMQQSCLELLNHPAVSRCYLVDDKGVQMDDTLVSDAGTRSMDPRFKPLESTSSADWFRQQYLRQALAQPESLHVTAPYLCVTGAYMCVTLSLGYYQDGKLQVLCCDILANPTEQRS; encoded by the coding sequence ATGTCGAGACGCCTCCCTGAAAAGCTGACAGCTCCGGAAGTGGACCTGTTGTCTCCTATGCTGAACAGGGACGGTGACACATGGACCGCAGATTTTCGCGGACTGACGTTGAGAACAGCGCTCCAGCCGATTTACAGCATTTCACACAAGCGTATCGTCGGCTATGAGGCCCTGATCCGGGCCTTTGATACGGATAACTCCGCGGTACTGCCGCTGCACCTGTTCCAGCTACCGGCCTCCGAGGCGGAGAATCTTCTCCTTGACCGCCTGTGCCGCTATCTGCACATACGCAATTACAGCGGCATCCGCGATCAGCTGAACTGGCTGTTCCTCAACGTTTCGCCCCAGGTGGTAACCAGCGGCAGCCAGGCCGATTCGTTCTTCGGACAGCTTCTGGCCAAAACCGGCCTACCTCCACACCGGATTGTCATGGAAATTGTTGAGCAACCCACAGACGACGCCGAAAGGCTTCGGGAAACGGTTGCCTATTACAAGAAACTGGGCTGTCTGACGGCCATTGATGATTTCGGTGCCGGCCACTCCAATTTCGAGCGAATCTGGAACCTGTCACCCGACATCGTGAAACTGGATCGAAAACTGCTTACCCGTGCGACAGACGATCACAAGGCACGCCAGATTCTGAACGGCATCGTGTCACTGCTGCACCAGTCCGGCTGCCTGGTTCTTCTGGAAGGCGTGGAAACCCGTGATCAGGCAATGATTGCGATCGATGCGGGCGTGGATTTCGTTCAGGGCTTCTATTTCCGCAGACCGAGCACAGACCTCGACCAACTGACCCACTCACCCGCCGATTTCGATCATCTGTTGCAGGAATACAAGACCCGCAACCAGGTTACCCTGGACCCGACCCGGCAACTGGTGGAGTTTTTCAGTGGCTTCTTCGATCATGCAATCACGAAGCTTCGCAGCGGGATGAGCATGCAGCAATCCTGTCTGGAATTGTTGAACCACCCAGCCGTTTCCCGCTGCTACCTGGTCGACGACAAAGGCGTTCAGATGGACGACACCCTGGTTTCCGACGCGGGCACACGCAGTATGGACCCGCGTTTCAAACCCCTGGAGAGCACCAGCAGCGCCGACTGGTTTCGCCAGCAGTACCTTCGCCAGGCGCTGGCTCAACCGGAAAGCCTGCACGTAACCGCCCCCTACCTTTGCGTTACCGGAGCCTATATGTGCGTGACCCTTTCACTGGGGTACTATCAGGACGGCAAGCTTCAGGTGCTGTGCTGCGACATTCTCGCCAACCCGACCGAACAGCGCTCATAA
- the parC gene encoding DNA topoisomerase IV subunit A, with the protein MPEFQTTDEGFERVSLRDYTEKAYLDYSMYVILDRALPNVGDGLKPVQRRIVYAMSELGLKSTSKYKKSARTVGDVLGKFHPHGDSACYEAMVLMAQPFSYRYPLVDGQGNWGSPDDPKSFAAMRYTESRLAPFAEVLLGELGQGTVDWVPNFDGTMDEPSVLPARLPHVLLNGTTGIAVGMATDIPPHNVREVTAACIRLLDQPESTVDELCEHIKGPDFPTQAEIITPRKDIRQMYETGRGSLRMRARWIRESGEIVVTDLPHQVSGNRVLEQIAHQMQTKKLPMVADLRDESDHENPTRLVIVPRSNRVDLDGLMAHLFASTDLEKTYRVNINVIGNDGRPGVKGLHQILTEWLTFRRTTVIRRLQHRLDKVLARLHILEGLLIAYLNIDEVIEIIRTEDKPKAELMARFGLSADQAEAILELKLRHLAKLEEMKIRGEQDELAAERDELQSILGSEDRLRELIKSEMQADAETFGDDRRSPIVEREEAKAFSEVDLISNDPVTVVLSEKGWVRAAKGHDIEPEGLSYKAGDRFSLAARGRNNQQTIFLDSTGRAYSLMAHSFPSARGQGEPLTGRINPPSGASFSGLLMGDPSRKALLVTDGGYGFVTSLNDMISKNRNGKAVVSVPKGARIMPPLTIPTTEKTLYLGAVSNEGRMLVFPLSELPELAKGKGNKIISIPSARVQSREEYVVAVAVFAEDDQLEIRAGKRKMGLQFSDLEHYLGERGRRGHKLPRGLQRVDGIDVIPSAARAQEEAGSDSEGTDSE; encoded by the coding sequence ATGCCAGAGTTTCAGACAACGGATGAAGGCTTCGAGCGGGTTTCGCTCCGGGATTACACGGAAAAGGCCTATCTCGATTATTCCATGTACGTCATTCTCGACCGGGCACTTCCGAATGTCGGCGATGGCCTGAAACCGGTTCAGCGGCGAATCGTCTATGCCATGTCCGAGTTGGGACTTAAATCCACCTCGAAGTACAAGAAGTCTGCCCGTACCGTGGGTGATGTGCTGGGTAAATTTCATCCCCATGGCGACAGCGCCTGTTACGAGGCCATGGTGCTCATGGCCCAGCCTTTTTCCTACCGCTACCCTCTTGTAGACGGGCAGGGTAACTGGGGCTCCCCGGACGATCCCAAGTCCTTTGCTGCCATGCGCTATACCGAATCCCGCCTGGCGCCGTTTGCAGAAGTTCTGCTGGGAGAGCTGGGGCAGGGAACGGTGGACTGGGTGCCCAACTTTGATGGCACCATGGATGAGCCGTCAGTGCTTCCGGCCCGGTTGCCCCATGTTCTGCTTAATGGCACCACCGGTATCGCCGTTGGTATGGCCACGGATATCCCGCCGCATAACGTTCGGGAAGTCACCGCAGCTTGCATACGTCTGCTGGACCAGCCGGAGTCGACGGTTGATGAACTCTGCGAGCACATCAAGGGCCCGGATTTTCCGACCCAGGCGGAAATCATTACCCCCCGCAAGGACATCCGTCAGATGTACGAAACCGGTCGCGGGTCGCTGCGGATGCGGGCCCGCTGGATCCGCGAGAGTGGTGAGATCGTGGTTACGGATCTGCCGCACCAGGTCTCTGGCAACCGGGTTCTGGAGCAGATTGCCCATCAGATGCAGACCAAGAAGCTACCGATGGTGGCGGACCTTCGTGACGAATCCGATCATGAAAACCCGACTCGCCTGGTGATCGTGCCCCGATCCAACCGGGTTGATCTGGATGGTTTGATGGCGCACCTGTTTGCCAGTACCGATCTGGAGAAAACCTATCGGGTGAACATCAATGTGATCGGTAACGATGGCAGGCCTGGCGTGAAGGGTTTGCACCAGATCCTCACCGAATGGCTGACCTTCCGTCGAACCACCGTGATCCGCCGGCTCCAGCATCGTCTGGACAAGGTTCTCGCTCGCCTGCATATCCTGGAAGGCTTGCTGATTGCTTATCTCAATATTGATGAAGTGATCGAGATCATCCGTACCGAAGACAAACCCAAGGCCGAGCTGATGGCCCGTTTCGGGTTGTCCGCCGATCAGGCCGAAGCCATCCTCGAACTGAAGCTGCGTCACCTGGCCAAGCTTGAGGAAATGAAAATCCGGGGCGAGCAGGATGAGCTCGCGGCTGAACGGGATGAGCTCCAATCCATTCTGGGTTCCGAGGATCGCCTGCGAGAGCTTATCAAGAGCGAGATGCAAGCCGATGCCGAGACCTTTGGCGATGATCGTCGCTCACCGATAGTTGAGCGTGAGGAGGCCAAGGCATTCAGTGAAGTGGACCTGATCTCGAACGACCCCGTGACGGTGGTGCTGTCTGAAAAAGGCTGGGTTCGCGCCGCCAAGGGGCATGACATTGAGCCGGAAGGTCTGAGTTATAAAGCCGGTGACCGTTTCTCCCTCGCGGCTCGGGGACGGAACAACCAGCAGACGATATTCCTGGATTCTACCGGGCGGGCCTATTCCTTGATGGCTCACAGTTTTCCATCTGCCAGAGGTCAGGGTGAGCCGCTGACGGGGCGCATCAACCCGCCCTCCGGTGCCAGCTTCTCAGGCCTGTTGATGGGAGATCCGTCCCGTAAGGCGTTGCTGGTTACCGACGGTGGCTACGGGTTTGTTACGTCGCTGAACGACATGATCAGCAAGAACCGCAATGGCAAGGCAGTAGTCAGTGTCCCCAAGGGCGCGAGGATCATGCCTCCACTGACCATACCGACGACCGAGAAAACGCTGTATCTGGGGGCGGTGTCCAACGAGGGACGGATGCTGGTGTTCCCGCTGAGCGAATTGCCGGAACTGGCCAAGGGTAAAGGCAACAAGATCATCAGCATTCCCTCGGCCAGGGTTCAGAGCCGTGAAGAATATGTGGTGGCAGTAGCAGTCTTTGCCGAGGATGACCAGCTGGAGATACGCGCTGGTAAGCGCAAGATGGGGCTACAGTTCAGTGATCTCGAACACTACCTCGGTGAACGAGGCCGTCGCGGCCACAAACTGCCCAGGGGGCTGCAGCGGGTGGATGGCATTGACGTGATTCCTTCCGCCGCCCGAGCGCAGGAAGAAGCGGGCTCTGACAGCGAGGGTACCGATAGTGAGTGA